A portion of the Calliphora vicina chromosome 5, idCalVici1.1, whole genome shotgun sequence genome contains these proteins:
- the LOC135962435 gene encoding protein PFC0760c, with protein sequence MTDCNNSAERCVLCLDQKRSPVRIHCGHSFCFGCLDVYKSYRKYPWANKCPICRDVLKEKRTTKRKYSEINVGPESTNNNNLRTEIENNSGLTSTHSVTSQQTNILEEFMALAADYDYSGEAEYSMEDLSQDNEDYEHNDFGNDSYEEELNYYTDTDDDDDDNYYYFNNQEDYDLPSRNSEHLPDDSYQHYDEDIEVINDDNDEEVSYQSESLMSRDWQSNSLNRVNSEIDWETVIANEVIIID encoded by the exons ATGACCGATTGCAATAACTCTGCCGAAAGATGTGTTTTATGTTTGGATCAAAAACGTTCCCCAGTGCGTATACATTGTGGCCATTCTTTCTGCTTTGGCTGTTTGGATGTTTACAAATCATACAGGAAATATCCCTGGGCAAATAAATGTCCCATCTGCAGAGATGTGTTGAAGGAAAAGCGAACG ACCAAACGcaaatattctgaaattaaTGTGGGCCCTGAAAgtactaataataataacttaaggacggaaattgaaaataattcagGGCTAACATCAACTCACTCTGTAACTTCCCAGCAAACTAATATATTGGAAGAATTTATGGCATTGGCGGCTGACTACGATTATAGTGGAGAAGCTGAGTATAGTATGGAAGATTTAAGCCAGGATAATGAAGATTATGAACACAATGATTTTGGAAATGATAGTTATGAAGAAGAGTTAAATTATTATACAGAcactgatgatgatgacgatgataattactattattttaacaatcaaGAGGATTATGATTTACCCTCGCGAAACAGTGAACATTTGCCGGATGACTCCTATCAACATTATGATGAGGATATTGAAGTTAtaaatgatgataatgatgaagaaGTTTCTTATCAATCTGAGAGCCTGATGTCTAGAGATTGGCAGAGTAATAGTTTAAATCGTGTTAATTCTGAAATTGATTGGGAAACTGTTATTGCAAATGAGGTCATCATTATTGATtag